The following nucleotide sequence is from Bacillus sp. SM2101.
AGGTGTATATTTATCACTTTTCAGTAACCAGTCTGAATAAGCATACTTCCAAGCCTGTTCATACTCACCTAAACTTAGCTCATAATGTAATACAGCATATTTCCCGCCAAACTTCATAGTACCAATTATACCTTCTTCTACTATTGTAGTATTTGAGGGAACAGTCATTGCGACACTAGTTCGCAAATTATTAGGGTCAGTTACGAATGGATTGTCATGGTATATAGTCATTACTTTTGTGAAATTTTCCTTGATTAAATCGTATTTCTTTGCGAATTTGAAGAGTTCATTGAACATGTTACGACTGTTTTTTCTAAACTCTGTGTAAGTACCTTTGAAGCGTATATATATGACTTCCACTTCATAATTCTCCACTGTAATCATTGGCTTTTCCACAAAATCAACTCCTTTGACATTAGTTTAGCGAAGAATACTTATGAATTCTTGTCGTTTCTTGCTTTTCTAAATTCCAATGGAGACATCCCTAGATGCCTTTTAAATGCTTTATTATAGGTACTTACATCATTGTAGCCATATCGAAAAGCAATATCAGTAATACTTAAATCGGTGCGGACAGCGAGGAATATTCCAGACCGCTCTATCTTTATTCTCGTAACAAACTGTTTGACAGTCTCAGAACTATACTTACTAAATATACGATGGAAGTGATACTTGGACATATTTGCGTTATTTGCTAAATCATCTAGTGAAATTTTTTCGCTTAGAT
It contains:
- a CDS encoding GyrI-like domain-containing protein → MEKPMITVENYEVEVIYIRFKGTYTEFRKNSRNMFNELFKFAKKYDLIKENFTKVMTIYHDNPFVTDPNNLRTSVAMTVPSNTTIVEEGIIGTMKFGGKYAVLHYELSLGEYEQAWKYAYSDWLLKSDKYTPRDSVPFELYVTEPPKDFKKKSKTDIYIPIE
- a CDS encoding helix-turn-helix transcriptional regulator, producing the protein MDEYIRLMNKSEDYIEKNLSEKISLDDLANNANMSKYHFHRIFSKYSSETVKQFVTRIKIERSGIFLAVRTDLSITDIAFRYGYNDVSTYNKAFKRHLGMSPLEFRKARNDKNS